The genomic DNA AACGGTATATGAATGTGATTAGCGGTGCTGTGGTCACCCTCTGCGGCATCGGGGTGCTCTTCTTAGATTGGTAGGAATGGTAGAAAAAAGAATTTCTATCCTATTATAGATACCATATTCCTCAAAAAAAAGAAGCCATTAGGGTTTGATTGAATACCGATAGGGTGTGTTTTAAAGCCTACAACCCTTAATTTAATACCCAATAGGATCTAATTTAATACCCAATAGGGTCTAATTTAATACCAATAGGGTATGCTTTACAGCCTGCAACCCTTAATTTAATACCCAATAGGATCTAATTTAATACCCAATAGGGTCTAATTTAATACCAATAGGGTATGCTTTACAGCCTGCAACCCTTAATTTAATACCCAATAGGGTCTAATTTAATACCGATAGGGTATGTTTTAAAGCCTGCAACCCTTAATTTAATACCCAATAGGGTCTAATTTAATGCCGACAGGGTGTGCTTTAAAGCCTGTAACCCTTAATTTAATACCGACAGGGTGTGTTTTAAAGCCCTCAACGCATTGCGATAGAACCGATCAAATCAAATAATAACATAAAAAACATTGAAAAAACGATATGAAATCATTAGCAAAACAAGCTCCATTTGTAGATAAAATCCTTAAAGGTATGAGGCAGATTATATTGCAAGAAAATAGCCTTACGGGGTTGTTATTTATCATCGGAATCTTCTTAGGCAGTTGGGAGATGGGGATTGCCGCCATCTTAGCCACTGCCTCGGGGACGCTGACCGCTCAGTTTTTAAAATACGATGAGGAAGAAATAAAGCAAGGACTCTATGGCTTTAGTGCCGCGCTGGTTGGTGTTGCCCTAACTTTCCTCTTTGAAGCCACGCCGCTCATTTGGGCACTGGTTATCATTGGTGGAGCTCTGGCTGCCGTGATCCAGCATTTCTTTTTTGTAAAGAAAATTCCTGTGTTTACCTTACCTTTTATCCTCATTACTTGGGGGCTGATGTTTGTCTTGCATAAATTTACCCATATCGCTCCTTCGCAAGCGCTATCTGCAGCACCCCCCATCACAGATTTAGACGATTTTGCGACCTCTACCAACGGTTTTGGCGAGGTGATTTTCCAAGGGGGCTTTATCTCTGGCGTATTGTTTTTTATTGCGGTATTCATCAACAACCCTGCGGCAGCGCTATATGGCCTATTTGCCTCGCTATTGGGGGCATCCCTCTCCCATCATTATGGGGAACCTTCGGAAACGGTACACTTAGGGTTTTTCAGCTTTAATGTGGTGCTTTCCGCCATTGTCTTTGCAGGGTGGAAAAAGATGGACGGACTGTGGGTGCTCGTTGCGGTGGTGAGTACTTGGGTGCTTAACATTGCTTTTGTAGAAACCCATATCTTAGATGATTTTGGTGGCGTGTTCACTTTCCCTTTTGTGGCAGGAACATGGGTAACACTACTTTTGAAAAATCTAATCCCTACCAAAAAGCAAGAGTCTTAAAACAATGAGCATCCAGTATACCAATGAACCAGAGGACTTTCATTGATAAGAAAAAGCAATCCCCTATCTTTATATTATCATAAGCGATAAAACAAAAATAGGGGATCACAAAAAATGAAAAAACTACTCTTTACTATTGAGACACTTGCTCAACAAATGGTAATGCTAAAATACAAAAATAATTGAGAGCATAAAAAATATTTAGCATTTTTTAGGAGAGAAATTAAGACGAAACTTTACCATAGTGATAAAATACAGCCCTAAAAATGTAGCTTGCTATTAGAAACAACCGTACCTTTACAAAAAATAATATCTATGAATCAAAAACATTTTGCTATTGTAGCATTAGCTACTTTATGTAGCGCCACTATGAGCGCACAAGAACAAAAAGACAGCCTTTCTGGCAAAGAAAAAACCATCGCGATTAAGGAAGTTCTGCTAAGGGGCAATGATTTTACGAAAACTATTGCTAAAATAGACCTCAACAAAATCCCTGTAAATACCTCCCAAGACCTCCTGCGCAAAGTTCCAGGGCTATTTATCGCCCAGCACGCAGGCGGCGGCAAGGCGGAGCAGCTCTTCCTAAGAGGTTTTGACTCTGACCACGGAACAGATGTTGCGGTCTATGCTGATGGTATGCCTGTGAACATCGTGTCCCACGCGCACGGACAAGGCTATGCAGATTTGCATTTCCTCATCCCAGAAACCATCAACACCATTGATTTTGGCAAAGGGGCTTATTATGCCGATAGAGGGGACTTCAACACCTCTGGTTATGTGGATTTCCATACTTATACAGCCTTGCCTTATAGTATGGTCAAGTTGGAGACAGGCAGCTTCAACACCCAGCGCCTCTACACGCAGCTGAACCTCATCAAAGATGATTATAAAACAGAAAATGCCTATGTAGCCGCCTCCTACAACTACACGGATGGTCCTTTTGATGTAAAACAAAACTTCAACAGAATTAACTTTTTTGGTAAATACAACCGCTGGCTCAGCCCTACGCAATACCTCAACTTGCAGGTGAGCGCCTTTAGTTCCGCGTGGAACGCCTCTGGGCAAATCCCTACGCGCGCCGTGGAAGAGGGCATCATCAGCCGTTGGGGCAGCATAGACCCCACCGAAGGCGGCAGCACACACCGCATCAATGCTTTGCTTCAATATAAACAAAACCTCGGCGAGGGCGAAAATTGGGAAAGCAGCCTCTGGTATAGCCGCTATGCCTTTAACCTCTTTTCTAATTTTACTTTCTATATGGAAAACCCAACTCAAGGTGATGAAATCCAACAGACCGATGGCAGACACATCTTCGGTGGCGAAAGTAAATGGACCAAAAACACAGATCATATCACTTGGACAGCAGGAGCAGGCTTCCGCCATGATGTCATCAACACCCTACGCCTCAACCGAGTGCACCAGCGCAATGAACTCTTGGGCACCCTTTCTGATGTCTTCGGTAGAGAAACCAACATCCACGCCTATGCGGGGTTCACTTGGAGAAAAGATGGTTGGACCCTCAGCCCTGCCCTAAGAGCGGATCATTTTATTTTTAATCTTCAGGACCGCCTCCACCAAGGGCTCCCTATCTCCGAAGATGAAAGCAAAACCGCCATTAGCCCTAAACTGGATATTTCCTATGAACAAAGCCCTAATGCGCTATGGTTCTTAAAATCTGGAATGGGCTTCCATTCTAATGATATCCGTGTGGTTATTGCTCAAAAGGGGAAAAATATTCTGCCATACAGCATCGGTGCTGATTTTGGGGTGCGCCTAAAACCTACTGAGAGTTTAATCATTACACCTACCATTTGGTACACCTACCTGCAGCAAGAGTTTGTCTATGTAGGAGATGAGGCGGTGGTAGAGCCTTCTGGCAGTACCCGAAGATTGGGCGCAGACTTAGGAATCCGCTATCAACCGAATAAACATCTTTATTTTAATGCTGATGTTAGCTATGCCCACGCCAGATTTATCCACGAGCCTCAAGGTGAAAATTATATTCCATTGGCACCTGTATGGGTAAGCACGGGCGGTATCGGTTGGGATTTCCTCAATGGTTTTACGGCAAATCTGCAATACCGTATGATGGGACAAAACCCAGCTGTAGAAGACAACAGCATCACCACAAAATCTTATTTTGTAAACGATTTGCTCCTCTCCTACACGCGCCCAAGATGGGGTATTTCTGTACAAATCCAGAACCTCTTCAATGTAAAATGGAACGAAGCGCAGTTCGCTACGGAAACACAACTCCGCGGAGAGCCTCAACCGATTACAGACCTCACCTATACCCCAGGTACGCCTTTCTTTATTAAAACAGGGGTATTTGTTAAATTTTAAATCATAAAAGGGTGTTCTCTGCA from Riemerella columbina includes the following:
- a CDS encoding urea transporter, giving the protein MKSLAKQAPFVDKILKGMRQIILQENSLTGLLFIIGIFLGSWEMGIAAILATASGTLTAQFLKYDEEEIKQGLYGFSAALVGVALTFLFEATPLIWALVIIGGALAAVIQHFFFVKKIPVFTLPFILITWGLMFVLHKFTHIAPSQALSAAPPITDLDDFATSTNGFGEVIFQGGFISGVLFFIAVFINNPAAALYGLFASLLGASLSHHYGEPSETVHLGFFSFNVVLSAIVFAGWKKMDGLWVLVAVVSTWVLNIAFVETHILDDFGGVFTFPFVAGTWVTLLLKNLIPTKKQES
- a CDS encoding TonB-dependent receptor, giving the protein MNQKHFAIVALATLCSATMSAQEQKDSLSGKEKTIAIKEVLLRGNDFTKTIAKIDLNKIPVNTSQDLLRKVPGLFIAQHAGGGKAEQLFLRGFDSDHGTDVAVYADGMPVNIVSHAHGQGYADLHFLIPETINTIDFGKGAYYADRGDFNTSGYVDFHTYTALPYSMVKLETGSFNTQRLYTQLNLIKDDYKTENAYVAASYNYTDGPFDVKQNFNRINFFGKYNRWLSPTQYLNLQVSAFSSAWNASGQIPTRAVEEGIISRWGSIDPTEGGSTHRINALLQYKQNLGEGENWESSLWYSRYAFNLFSNFTFYMENPTQGDEIQQTDGRHIFGGESKWTKNTDHITWTAGAGFRHDVINTLRLNRVHQRNELLGTLSDVFGRETNIHAYAGFTWRKDGWTLSPALRADHFIFNLQDRLHQGLPISEDESKTAISPKLDISYEQSPNALWFLKSGMGFHSNDIRVVIAQKGKNILPYSIGADFGVRLKPTESLIITPTIWYTYLQQEFVYVGDEAVVEPSGSTRRLGADLGIRYQPNKHLYFNADVSYAHARFIHEPQGENYIPLAPVWVSTGGIGWDFLNGFTANLQYRMMGQNPAVEDNSITTKSYFVNDLLLSYTRPRWGISVQIQNLFNVKWNEAQFATETQLRGEPQPITDLTYTPGTPFFIKTGVFVKF